One window from the genome of Pungitius pungitius chromosome 14, fPunPun2.1, whole genome shotgun sequence encodes:
- the ppp2r3a gene encoding serine/threonine-protein phosphatase 2A regulatory subunit B'' subunit alpha isoform X1, producing MAAAYRVVVSSVSCYNSVVVDRRTHSHAVHYCPGPCGALSQGLDCTVAHRGTCSEVLAAPDTVYTDANSSLIHSHNLITQHLHNHGKVTVTLDRSYNGGLERADSSGSLSLGEDSPTWRGKKASIAGGSTGNLSSSGSLKDITEEAINLASGKLKEFSFDKLRLSSSSHVTLRKGRKVRPDSLSRRSTDLEIIYGHFSSNVTANGTANGMTNGTGPSNDENLPPFVPGKVASLEETKLKGSTATLSAITKLSAGSTGSQLSIGSLDQSLTTMASLYRNTLGDENLIARLLEKTRAEAGTGGAGGEDIRACLDILLKCSEDLKKCTDIIKQCIRHKAGGGPEDGGASPDSVYRAVMTRLSSYLKRLPLELEGVGSLGGVGQGGPVAPGSGHSDLAELVSTLHSIQQGVYSPIFGNEQPPRYEDVVTSPPLPKTPPHSVSSALSSVSSLSSLKSDSIHTKPVQSPPSRATPHTNGLQNQHLSSVTQQTLSPPSVTCSPGGFPPTHSPSRCRTSPTPLYTHTPPASPMEALHIEEEEEADVGKTPEQISQQAHTQTRVMGATQNKNGITFGEHTHLSHAHSLRNSSNALPGSTDYSPTWPSSASLTVPAPKAVSHRNDDIDKLLMDLESLSQSMSHPRNTEPPLPAKTRKREAGQGITSGEALCQPKLSQFQVQKPANHIAMNGPTTRSPQSPTPPRGEKSEAVLGEEEDGALLLRILESIESFAQELVDTGAGSTGSAERNSGKEREVMRLLQDTMATACRADTPVESTSPPAVPIGPSVHTHAPTQIPAIPPKHFLANTPAVSPAPTPTYINACDATSHALPEPKPEASPKLMPTAILEPTTEAADSVAEASTGETDTSLPALVMAAPASSHSSTHQAEPTPVAAPEAPAPIEIPVVVVSTDAVVALDDAVAVRDTGSTLLIQQTPEVIRVQSKPERTPGTPPPAPTLPTPSPTPTPTSTPTPRSPSPPPAPVVVTPPPPAINIPRFYYPRGLPAVGPPTNHDAAIAAIEAAFAEFEEEKADIYEMGKIAKACGCPLYWKAPMFSSAGGERTGFVSVHSFIATWRKLLHSCHDDASRFISLLAKPSCNYLEQEDLIPLLQDIVDTHPGLTFLKDAPEFHSRYITTVIQRIFYVVNRSWTGRMTMMELRRSNFLQTLALLEEEDDINQITDYFSYEHFYVIYCKFWELDTDHDLYIDPKDLGRYNDHASSNRIIGRLFSGAVTRGNAVQREGRMSYAEFVWFLMSEEDKKNPTSIEYWFRCMDVDGDGVLSMFELEYFYEEQCERMERMGIEPLPFQDLLCQMLDLVKPESSGKITLGDLKHCRMAHIFFDTFFNLEKYLDHEQRDPFAVQKDIDSEGPEPSDWDKYASEEYEILVAEETANEQLHDGSFDDDYESEELQVPGDMGNKVEKLVISDLSA from the exons ATGGCTGCAGCCTATCGTGTAGTGGTGAGCAGTGTCAGCTGCTACAATAGTGTGGTGGTTGACCGGCGCACTCACTCCCATGCAGTGCACTACTGCCCGGGGCCATGTGGGGCGCTGTCCCAGGGCCTGGACTGTACCGTCGCACACCGCGGCACTTGTTCTGAGGTGCTTGCTGCACCTGACACCGTGTACACGGACGCCAACAGCTCACTCATACACTCCCATAACTTGATCACTCAACACCTCCACAACCATGGTAAAGTGACTGTTACCTTGGACAGATCCTATAACGGTGGTTTAGAGAGGGCAGACAGCAGTGGCAGTTTGTCTTTAGGGGAGGATAGCCCCACATGGCGTGGTAAAAAAGCCTCCATTGCCGGAGGCTCGACCGGGAACCTTAGCTCCTCTGGCAGTCTGAAGGACATTACCGAAGAAGCCATCAATCTCGCCAGCGGTAAGCTCAAGGAGTTTTCGTTTGACAAGCTCcgcctctcttcctccagcCACGTCACCTTACGGAAAGGTCGTAAGGTCCGTCCCGACTCTCTCAGCCGTCGCTCCACCGACCTGGAGATCATCTACGGCCACTTCAGCTCCAACGTCACCGCAAACGGAACCGCCAACGGCATGACAAACGGCACGGGTCCGTCTAATGATGAGAACCTCCCACCATTTGTGCCTGGGAAGGTGGCGAGCCTGGAGGAGACGAAGCTAAAGGGCAGCACAGCCACACTGTCGGCCATCACCAAATTGAGTGCTGGATCCACAGGCAGCCAGTTGAGTATCGGGTCTTTAGACCAAAGTCTGACCACAATGGCCTCCCTGTACCGCAACACTTTGGGAGATGAGAACCTGATTGCGCGTCTGCTGGAGAAGACGCGGGCGGAGGCGGGAACTGGGGGAGCGGGCGGGGAGGACATCCGTGCCTGCCTCGACATCCTGCTTAAATGTTCTGAAGACTTAAAGAAATGCACCGACATTATCAAGCAGTGCATCAGACACAAGGCCGGCGGGGGGCCCGAAGACGGCGGAGCCAGTCCCGACAGTGTGTATCGGGCCGTGATGACCCGACTCAGCTCCTATTTGAAGAGACTGCCTCTGGAGCTCGAGGGCGTCGGCAGCTTGGGAGGAGTTGGGCAAGGGGGTCCGGTTGCGCCCGGGAGCGGGCACAGCGATCTGGCTGAGCTGGTCAGCACTCTTCACTCCATCCAGCAGGGCGTTTACTCTCCAATATTTGGCAACGAGCAACCGCCTCGCTATGAGGATGTGGTGACGTCACCTCCCCTCCCAAAGACCCCTCCTCATTCGGTATCGTCTGCCCTCTCTTCTGTTTCTTCCTTGTCTTCTTTGAAATCAGACTCCATCCATACAAAACCAGTCCAAAGTCCCCCGTCCCGAGCGACTCCGCACACAAATGGACTACAAAATCAGCATCTTTCTTCGGTCACACAACAAACGCTCTCTCCCCCGTCCGTCACATGCTCTCCAGGCGGCTTCCCGCCAACACACTCTCCGTCCCGTTGTCGTacctcccccaccccactgtacacacacactcctccagcATCCCCCATGGAGGCTCTTCatattgaggaggaggaggaggcggatgtGGGAAAGACCCCGGAACAAATCTCACAACAGGCACACACTCAAACTAGAGTGATGGGTGCTACCCAGAACAAAAATGGGATTACGTTTGGTGAACACACGCACTTGTCTCATGCGCACAGTCTCCGTAACTCTTCAAATGCTTTGCCGGGCAGCACCGACTACAGCCCCACTTGGCCTTCTTCTGCCTCACTCACAGTCCCAGCACCCAAAGCTGTCTCACACCGGAATGATGACATTGACAAGCTGCTGATGGACTTAGAGAGTCTGTCTCAGAGCATGAGCCACCCCAGGAACACTGAGCCTCCGCTTCCAGCCAAAACCAGGAAGAGAGAAGCAGGCCAGGGAATCACTTCCGGCGAGGCCCTATGTCAGCCTAAATTGTCCCAGTTCCAAGTCCAGAAACCTGCCAACCACATAGCCATGAATGGCCCCACCACCAGGTCTCCCCAGAGTCCCACTCCTCCCCGGGGAGAGAAAAGTGAAGCTGTGttaggagaggaagaggatggggCACTGCTGCTGAGGATCCTCGAGAGCATAGAGAGTTTCGCCCAGGAGCTGGTGGATACTGGGGCGGGGAGCACAGGGAGTGCTGAGAGGAACAGTGGGAAAGAGCGGGAAGTGATGAGGCTCCTGCAGGATACCATGGCCACCGCATGCAGGGCTGATACACCTGTGGAAAGCACAAGCCCACCAGCTGTTCCCATTGGTCCCTCCGTACACACACATGCGCCTACACAAATCCCAGCTATACCCCCAAAACACTTCCTCGCAAACACACCTGCAGTTTCACCTGCACCGACACCTACATATATAAATGCGTGCGATGCTACATCCCATGCTTTGCCCGAACCAAAACCGGAAGCTTCCCCCAAGCTAATGCCCACAGCCATACTTGAGCCTACAACTGAGGCTGCAGATTCTGTTGCTGAAGCCTCTACAGGTGAGACTGACACATCCCTCCCCGCCCTTGTAATGGCCGCACCTGCAAGCTCGCATTCCTCCACACATCAAGCTGAACCTACACCTGTAGCTGCACCCGAAGCTCCGGCCCCCATTGAAATCCCAGTCGTGGTAGTCTCAACAGATGCTGTCGTTGCCTTGGACGACGCCGTTGCCGTGAGGGACACTGGTTCGACCCTCCTCATCCAGCAGACTCCAGAGGTCATCCGA GTGCAGTCCAAACCGGAGAGGACACCGGGCACACCTCCACCTGCCCCAACCCTGCCCACGCCCTCGCCCACGCCCACACCCACCTCCACCCCAACACCGCGCTCACCTAGCCCTCCTCCGGCTCCGGTGGTAGTCACCCCTCCGCCCCCTGCCATCAACATTCCCAGGTTCTACTACCCCCGCGGGCTGCCCGCCGTGGGCCCGCCTACCAACCACGACGCAGCCATTGCTGCCATCGAGGCGGCCTTTGCGGAatttgaggaggagaaggccgaCATATATGAAATGGGCAAGATCGCAAAG GCATGCGGGTGTCCACTTTACTGGAAGGCTCCCATGTTCTCCTCAGCGGGTGGTGAGAGAACAGGCTTTGTATCTGTTCACTCCTTCATTGCAACCTGGAGGAA GTTGTTACACAGTTGCCACGATGATGCGTCAAGGTTTATCTCCCTGCTAGCCAAACCCAGCTGTAACTACCTGGAGCAGGAGGACTTGATCCCTTTACTGCAG GACATAGTGGATACGCATCCCGGTCTCACATTTCTGAAGGATGCACCTGAATTCCATTCACGCTACATAACAACG GTCATCCAGCGGATATTCTATGTGGTGAACCGTTCGTGGACGGGTCGTATGACCATGATGGAGCTGCGCCGGAGCAACTTCTTACAGACCTtggctctgctggaggaggaggacgacatcAACCAGATCACTGACTACTTCTCTTACGAACACTTCTACGTCATCTACTGCAAGTTCTGGGAGCTTGATACGGACCATGACCTCTACATTGACCCGAAAGACTTGGGAAGATACAATGACCATG CCTCCTCAAACAGAATCATTGGAAGATTGTTTTCAGGGGCCGTTACTCG GGGTAACGCCGTGCAGAGGGAAGGCCGGATGAGCTACGCTGAGTTTGTCTGGTTCCTCATGTCTGAAGAAGACAAGAAAAATCCCACCAG CATAGAGTACTGGTTCCGCTGCATGGATGTGGATGGCGATGGTGTCCTGTCCATGTTTGAGTTGGAGTATTTCTATGAAGAGCAGTGTGAGAGGATGGAAAGGATGGGCATCGAACCTCTGCCCTTCCAGGATCTGCTCTGTCAGATGCTTGACCTGGTCAAACCTGAGAGTTCAG GTAAGATAACCCTTGGTGATTTGAAGCACTGTCGGATGGCCCACATATTCTTTGACACCTTCTTCAATCTGGAGAAATACCTGGACCACGAACAAAGGGACCCATTTGCTGTGCAAAAG GACATTGATAGTGAAGGTCCAGAGCCTTCTGATTGGGATAAATATGCTTCAGAGGAGTATGAGATTCTGGTTGCTGAGGAGACTGCAAATGAACAGCTACATGATGG GTCCTTTGATGATGACTATGAATCTGAGGAGCTTCAAGTTCCAGGAGACATGGGGAATAAAGTGGAAAAACTGGTCATATCAGACCTGTCAGCATAG
- the ppp2r3a gene encoding serine/threonine-protein phosphatase 2A regulatory subunit B'' subunit alpha isoform X2 → MMIKETSLCRDPDLRGELAFLARGCDFVLPSRFKKRLKSFQQQQVQSKPERTPGTPPPAPTLPTPSPTPTPTSTPTPRSPSPPPAPVVVTPPPPAINIPRFYYPRGLPAVGPPTNHDAAIAAIEAAFAEFEEEKADIYEMGKIAKACGCPLYWKAPMFSSAGGERTGFVSVHSFIATWRKLLHSCHDDASRFISLLAKPSCNYLEQEDLIPLLQDIVDTHPGLTFLKDAPEFHSRYITTVIQRIFYVVNRSWTGRMTMMELRRSNFLQTLALLEEEDDINQITDYFSYEHFYVIYCKFWELDTDHDLYIDPKDLGRYNDHASSNRIIGRLFSGAVTRGNAVQREGRMSYAEFVWFLMSEEDKKNPTSIEYWFRCMDVDGDGVLSMFELEYFYEEQCERMERMGIEPLPFQDLLCQMLDLVKPESSGKITLGDLKHCRMAHIFFDTFFNLEKYLDHEQRDPFAVQKDIDSEGPEPSDWDKYASEEYEILVAEETANEQLHDGSFDDDYESEELQVPGDMGNKVEKLVISDLSA, encoded by the exons ATGATGATCAAGGAGACGTCGTTATGCCGGGACCCCGACCTGAGGGGGGAACTGGCCTTTCTAGCCAGGGGGTGTGACTTTGTCCTCCCGTCCCGCTTCAAGAAGAGACTCAAGTCATTCCAGCAGCAACAG GTGCAGTCCAAACCGGAGAGGACACCGGGCACACCTCCACCTGCCCCAACCCTGCCCACGCCCTCGCCCACGCCCACACCCACCTCCACCCCAACACCGCGCTCACCTAGCCCTCCTCCGGCTCCGGTGGTAGTCACCCCTCCGCCCCCTGCCATCAACATTCCCAGGTTCTACTACCCCCGCGGGCTGCCCGCCGTGGGCCCGCCTACCAACCACGACGCAGCCATTGCTGCCATCGAGGCGGCCTTTGCGGAatttgaggaggagaaggccgaCATATATGAAATGGGCAAGATCGCAAAG GCATGCGGGTGTCCACTTTACTGGAAGGCTCCCATGTTCTCCTCAGCGGGTGGTGAGAGAACAGGCTTTGTATCTGTTCACTCCTTCATTGCAACCTGGAGGAA GTTGTTACACAGTTGCCACGATGATGCGTCAAGGTTTATCTCCCTGCTAGCCAAACCCAGCTGTAACTACCTGGAGCAGGAGGACTTGATCCCTTTACTGCAG GACATAGTGGATACGCATCCCGGTCTCACATTTCTGAAGGATGCACCTGAATTCCATTCACGCTACATAACAACG GTCATCCAGCGGATATTCTATGTGGTGAACCGTTCGTGGACGGGTCGTATGACCATGATGGAGCTGCGCCGGAGCAACTTCTTACAGACCTtggctctgctggaggaggaggacgacatcAACCAGATCACTGACTACTTCTCTTACGAACACTTCTACGTCATCTACTGCAAGTTCTGGGAGCTTGATACGGACCATGACCTCTACATTGACCCGAAAGACTTGGGAAGATACAATGACCATG CCTCCTCAAACAGAATCATTGGAAGATTGTTTTCAGGGGCCGTTACTCG GGGTAACGCCGTGCAGAGGGAAGGCCGGATGAGCTACGCTGAGTTTGTCTGGTTCCTCATGTCTGAAGAAGACAAGAAAAATCCCACCAG CATAGAGTACTGGTTCCGCTGCATGGATGTGGATGGCGATGGTGTCCTGTCCATGTTTGAGTTGGAGTATTTCTATGAAGAGCAGTGTGAGAGGATGGAAAGGATGGGCATCGAACCTCTGCCCTTCCAGGATCTGCTCTGTCAGATGCTTGACCTGGTCAAACCTGAGAGTTCAG GTAAGATAACCCTTGGTGATTTGAAGCACTGTCGGATGGCCCACATATTCTTTGACACCTTCTTCAATCTGGAGAAATACCTGGACCACGAACAAAGGGACCCATTTGCTGTGCAAAAG GACATTGATAGTGAAGGTCCAGAGCCTTCTGATTGGGATAAATATGCTTCAGAGGAGTATGAGATTCTGGTTGCTGAGGAGACTGCAAATGAACAGCTACATGATGG GTCCTTTGATGATGACTATGAATCTGAGGAGCTTCAAGTTCCAGGAGACATGGGGAATAAAGTGGAAAAACTGGTCATATCAGACCTGTCAGCATAG